The Thermocrinis albus DSM 14484 genome segment CCCAAAGGTTCAGCCAGACTTCGACTCACCGCCAGTGTAAGGTACTCGGAGGATGATATCAAGACTCTTCTGAGGGCTCTGGACGATGTAAAAGCTTTCTGACATACTCCCTCAAGAATCTCTGACGTTCTTCTCCTGGGGGCATGCTTTCCCTAAGTTGTGCTAGATCCTCCAAAAGTTGCTGTGTATTTTCAGGAATGCATCTCTCCAAGAATTCCCTGATGGCAGAAGAAAGAGCCGGAACTCTCCCAGAGGTAGACACACCCACTACAAGATGCCCCCTCAGTATAAGAGCAGGGAAGAGGAAGTTACAAAGGTGAGGACTGTCCACACAGTTACACAAGATCTTTCTTCTCTCGCACATACGGAATATCTTCTTCTGAAGCCTCTCATCATCCACGGCCACTATCACCATGTGAGCACCTTTGATATCTGAGGACATGAAAGATCTCTTCATCCACCTTATCTTTCCCTCTTTGGCTAAGGATAGGAGCTCTCTACTGATACGGGGTGCTACTACGGTGATGCTTGGGCCGAA includes the following:
- a CDS encoding precorrin-2 dehydrogenase/sirohydrochlorin ferrochelatase family protein, which gives rise to MYPYFPAFVSLEGRKVLVVGGGNVATRKVEKLLPFGPSITVVAPRISRELLSLAKEGKIRWMKRSFMSSDIKGAHMVIVAVDDERLQKKIFRMCERRKILCNCVDSPHLCNFLFPALILRGHLVVGVSTSGRVPALSSAIREFLERCIPENTQQLLEDLAQLRESMPPGEERQRFLREYVRKLLHRPEPSEES